The genomic DNA TcctgacatctctgaacacagtcggaagttaagcatgctgaggtggtacttattAAATTGATTAGATTGGCATCAGAAgatgtagtatcagttggtatgaatttaatgaagcatgcatgaaagtgagccccatcctagaggctccaggactgggagaaatatgggtttcatTATAGAGGAAGttggagtttcctgctgtcttagggtttaagaagacaatagatagctattgctataatcaaattatttggtgattaggttaactttgaaaatctcattgtcaggatttgttgtatcatacaggacctcatcataatttatgtcctttgatgttatttatatatagctgtatctaatAAGGTAACGtccctggttgcttctgttctccctggtctaaactaaaagctttatttttattttttgcattaaTTTCATGTattacagagaaaggaagagaaagagagactctatGGAAGCAATCTGGTTTATACAGTGCTAAGGCtggaagactttcatgcatgaaagTGCAAAGCTTTGGGGCCATGAAGTGGTATGCCAGGTTAAACACAGGCTCAagacgggatccttaagccagtgcttgtgctttgcgccacgtgcacttaacccactgtgttaccgcccaactccctagaagaTGCTTTTAACTTCAATGATGTCTTTAGGTGCCATCAACATAAGTAGATTTTGTTTATATTGTACTTTACTGGGagagggaggttaatggtttacagtaaagttgttgacatACAGGTACAACCTCTCACCTTTTAGATGTCTGGGACACTCTCGCTTCCAAAGTCTAGATTACTCTCCaccatcaaaaacaataatatcaTCATCCATCATAAACCTCATCCACAACCAAAATGTCATATCAAAACTGTACCCATCAGAAAACTGTCTAATTTATcccccagagaactgctcagctctgatttatatggtggtgccaggaattaaacccaGAGCATCTGAACTGCAGGTAAGAAAGTCTgttgatatcaaagactcagcctatgtattaaaaagactagtctgttctttaaaaagtttgagacattcaatcaattttcccctcatattaattaagcttagatcagggagaacagaagcaaccagtggcacaactatatacaaataatgtcaaagagcataaattatggtgatgttgtgtatgatacaataaatcctaacaaagggttatttcaaagttaacccaactgccaaataatgtaattatagcaaAAACTATCTATATCTTCTTAAAACCtcaaacagcaggaaccttcagcttcctctatagagccgatattttccccagtcctggaacctctagggtggggcccactttcctggaTGCTTCtatcaatttataccaaatgatattgcatccaccgatcccaacctaatcaacgcaatgagtaccacttcagcatgcttcacttcagactgtgtccagagacttcaggcatggaatgtcaacccatcaCTCTCATtacctgggtgagacctttcctttcatagtattctctaattccgttccaggaggttcacttcctaacaaaatcccaaaacgtagatatagaccaggtcccataagacagagcatatgttcacatgtatccacaaattagggcaaaatatatacctgaaaacaaaaatacacaatagtttgtagtgagtcagtatcaagttcataatgaaatattgtctacttagactagataccctccttacctacttcctattacagttctctaactcactccaaagctaaccttatcaaagcagggactgcaaaagctaaataaaggcaagagactggcataccttaatgctgactctttagtcactatcaggccaccccatccatcagctggggccctattcgggaagtcctgagattcccaaacaaacatgatgggtctagacctcaaataaatcccactctctattgttactggtcattcctatcaggaacaacacaatagacccctttgtgggcccccataggaccttgccctcaacttggatcaacaatggtagagaatgttccatcctctgaagggaggatggacaacataccctatgctacacctgaggaagatgggtcgatattggggcagattggaatgttcctgctcatggccacagaatgtgagctcagatctagagggatgcagaggtcacataggctactaagctgaacATGAGTCCtatatcacatcaaattgatggggtttatagtcaacaatatttatatacctttcccatattagggaactactctcttccatgatccagctttttggtcctttttctaaccatgaaatcatctccccagacaataacttggatacacatgcatatcagatttcaggctcaggggaaaaaagaaaaaaaatgtatagccacaagccctttggaatataactaaaatatgcctactagctatctacaaaatgaaggaccccctaagtcttcatctgcactattccagcccttaggtccacgattgatcaacaatttctttggctttgtatgttaactctcttgtcaaccaccaggttccagatgctagcatgatgccaaccagacttccctggacagacaaccccacaaatgtgtcctggagctcagcttccccagaaccctaccctactagggaaagagagagacaggctgggagtatagatcgacctgtcaatgctcatgttcagcggggaagcaattacagaagccagaccttccaccttctgcatcccacaatgaccttgggtccatactcccagagttaaataataggaaagctatcatgagaggggatggtatatggagttctggtagtgggaattgtgtggagttgcactcttcttatcctatggtttagccaatgtttcctttttataaataaaaatttttttaaaagtcagttgaTACAGCTGCTGTTATCTACCCAACCCAGAGACAGTTGACTTGTAAAACATttacccaataaaaattttaaaaacactacAAGTAATcaaattttaaatgtaatttatatTTTTGCCTGTTATGAAACTATGTGAAAGCATTTTACCTGATAAATCTGGAGGAACTGCAATAAGACAAGAATTACTTGGAGTTTCAAGAATTACTTAAGAATTTACCACCTAGGCACTTCTTTTTGAAGATAATAATTCTAACTTCAATGTAGCAAAGATAGCCTATTAAATCCAAGTCATAAAGAAGATGAATAACCTAGAAATTCTTTGGTCTAAGACGTCATAggcttaaaaaaagtttttagtaCTATTTATAAGGTtgcaaaactttttaaaaacaaagtttaAGGATCATAGTTAATATCAGCTTTTATTTTAAGGAAACATTTTTGAAGTGACTGGTACAAATAtaggaatttatttttaaattcttaattACAGAGTTGAAGATATTGCAATGTATCTTTACTACTTTtcgatagaccaggtcccatgtgatagggcatatgtacacatgtatccataaattaaggcaaaatatatatctgaaagcaaaagtgcataatagtcaataaatgaacaaagcaagtagaaagacctaaaaagacaccataacgtacctaatgaaatagttttttagacctagacaccctcctcacctacttcctattacattctctcaatcattccaaagctaaccttgtcaaagtaaggactacaaaagctgaatgagggcaagagactggcatattttaatgacgactctttagtcactaccaggcaaccccatcatctggggccctagttagggagtcctgggattcccatacaagcatatgggcctagacctctatcagatccctctcaccactgtcattggtcatctctatcagaagcaacataatgggcccctttgtgggcccccataggaccttaccctcaatgtagaccaacaatggcagagactgttccatcctccgaagtgaggttggataacacactctgcctaccacctgaggaagttgggacCTGAAATTGGAGCAGTCTGGAATATTCCCATTTGTGactacagaatgggagctcagacctacagggatgcagaggtcacataggctcctaagctgaatatgggccctagatcaaaccaatggggtttacagttaacaatatttatataatttccccatatttgggagctactctcttccctgatacagctttcagcccttttccagccatgatgtcatctccccagacattaacttgggtccacctatatatcagatgtcaggctcaggcaaaaactagttgggtcatgtcTTCCTTGGgatgtacctaaaataggcctactagctatttccaaaacggagaccctaaatcttcatctgcaatgttccagcctttaggttcacgattagtcaactatttgtttggctttatatgttaactctttttttcagccaccagttccagatgctaccatgatgccaaccggacttcccagggcagatgacctcaccaatgtgtgcccACTTACCCAGAGCTCTGTctcactagggtaagagagagacagactgggaatatgaattgacctgtcaacactgatgttcagcggggatgcaattacagaagccggaccttccaccttctgcaccccgtaatgacactgggtccatactcctagaaggttaaagaatagaaaaactatcaggggaggggatgggatatggagatctggtattgagaattgtctggaattgtacccctcttatcctatggtcttgtcaatatttccattttataaataaaaattataaaaaataaaagttttagggcaaaaataataatatcaattTATATggttcataaaataaaaacaaaattgttgAATAAGGTAGTTTGAGCAtttatattattctttttttaaagtttttttatagtttttttaatatttatttattcccttttcttgcccttattgttttattgttgtagttattattgttgttgtcgttgttggataggacagagagaaatggagagaggaggggaagacagagaggaggagagaaagatagacacctgcagacctgcttcaccacctgtgaagtgactcccctgcaggtggggagccggggttcgaaccaggatccttatgccggtccttgtgctttgcgccacctgcgcttaacccgctgcgctacagcccgactccctatattattCTTTATCCTAAATTTCAGAGATCAATCTCTTCTAATGCTATCTTCAGAGCTTTCCTAATGCTAAACCAAATAATACATTTTGAGTTTCTGAGTTTTCtaatatattaaaagaaacaaatatgACTTGACCACATTTTATACTGTAAAGTGTAGtacttattaaaattttaaatgtttagtaTTCTACCACCTAGCATGTATAACAAGTGAATTATCATAAATTATCACAAATACTGGATTTCATACAATAATTTAACCCATCATTTTAAAGTTGTATTCATAGAGAAAATTTGCAGAGGATCCTCTAAAATTACTTCTTTCTTAGAAAGGCTCTAGATATTACAAGAGGTTAATTTCCTGACTCTAATGTCCTAAAAGTTAAATCTTTATCATACTTTCCTAGGATGTGGATCTTTCTCTAAATGTCACAGAAAGAGGCTGTACAAAATATTCATCTAGGGGGCTGAGtggttaccgtgcacaaggatccaggtttgaacccttgttcctcacctacaggggggacttTCATGAtggtaaagcaagtactgcaggtgtctctccagctctatctACCCAATCCTTTCTAGTTTCTCTTTGccattttaaacacacacacacacacacacacacgcacacacacacacacacacggatagatgagaaagagagagagagagaaggaaacattgGCCtttaagccctagtgataactctggtggcaataaaatatattaatctatgcattatttttattagtcTTTTGAGAACTACATATAAATATTGCTCTTATTGTTGTTTCAAATACTAATAGAATTTATATAAACATAATTTACTAAGTTTAAAGATCAAGGGTTACATGATAAACAGAATTCTAGATAGAATTTACTCTAAAAATTATGTTTTCACTGAAATTCACACAATTCAGTGGTAACTATTTCCTTAAAAATGTAAttaaggagctgggcagtggcacacctggttgagtacacacattacaatgtgcaaggacccgggttcaagccaccagtccccacctgcaggggggaagcttcacaagtggtgaagcaaggctgcaggtgtctctctctgtcgctccctctctgtctcccccccctctcaatttctgtctgtctctatccaataaattaagataataagatGTTTTAAAAATGCAATTAAAGGGGGATTCGggaggtagagcagcaggttaagcgcacgtggcacaaagcacaaggaccagcataaggatcccggttcgagcccccggctccccacttgcaggggagtcacttcacaggtggtgaagcaggtctgtaggtgtctatctttctctgccctctctgtcttcccctcttctagttctctctgccctatccaacaatgatgacaacaataataactacatcaataaagcaacaaaagggaataaacacaatttttaaaaacgtaaattaaaataaatatactgaaATTTATACAAATTAGTTGCGTCCAATTATACATACTGCAAATTTTGCAGgccctatcatggagagatgagaaatttttcaaaaacaattttattatcattaaccccccaaaaatgataaagaaaataaataataaatcatggAACAGAGGGTTTTAAGTACAATGTTTAATAACTATTAGATAAGTTGTTATACCATATAGAATATCATCACAGAAATGATAAAACTGACAACTAtcaaatgcattttattttataaagataaaGCAAATAAATCTGAAAACAGATTAAAATGCTGTATTTgactaagcagaacatggactggagttggtgtaatgAAACAAATTAAAAGATTCCGGAATGGAGTGGGAGAGGTTTCAagctctggaacatgatggcagaggaagacctagtgggggttaaattgttatgtggaaaactgggaaatgttctgcatgtacaaactattgtattttactttcgactgtaaaccattaatcccccaacaaagaaaaaaatgttaagtttGATGAGTCAGGATGGCCTTAATAAAAATGCTTACAAAATCATAATCTTACCATATATCTCCTGTAACATAGTTATGGAGTCATTTAAAAATTCTcagtagagaaagaagaacagaaagggaaatgcaaagcagaatctgactgagtttggagtattgcaacaaagtaaaaaactctggggggaggggaagggtagatCTTCAGCTTCACTATGGGGGTGAGGGTAGAAACACAAACCTTTGGTAGtaggaatgatgttaatatacactcctattaattaatagtcttataaatcacgatttaatcaatatgaaaggggaaaatagaatgtttcaaacttttttatGTATAGACCCCAGttatgagtatatattcctttaatctaagcactttaGGTTTCAGATTGGTAACTTGATTGAATTTTAATtgtgggtttaaattgttaatacatttctaataatgactttttgaaatattaaatcacctataatattacccagagagaccagaagtaacTAGCTGTGTCAATATATTATATAGAGCTAtaggtaaatagcattaaatgacataaatcatgatgaggtcttgtatgatacagaaaatactaacaatgggactttcaaagtcaaccaaatttccaaataacttggctacaataataataatcatcaatTTCCTTCTtataccctaagacagcaagaaccatccccattttctataaaaccaatatttctcccagtcctggtacctctagggtaTGACGTACTTTTTAGCAGGCTTATCTCAATccttaccatttgatactgcatctgctgatcttaacctaatcaatgcaaccagtaccaagtTGGCATGTTCCACTTCTCATGGTGTCCACAGACAACAGGCCtgcaatgccaacccttcagctccagtactctggtgagactgtccCTAGCTCctaagactccttaattccattttgggcaatgcacttcctaacaaagccccaacaagtagatatgaaccagggcccaagagataaataaagcacatgcacacatgtatccataagttaggggaaaatatataccttaaagcaaaagtacacaatagttttcagtaacacagtaagtgcagcaagcaagttgaaagacctaaaaaaagaccatttaaagtacttaatcaaatagtttcaacttagacctagataatctcctcacctacttcctatttcacttccctctatcACTCCAAGGCTGATCtcatcagacaaagtaaggactataaaagctacataagggaaagagaccagcatactttaatgatggctcttttgcttactaccaggccacttcatctccttgggccctagtcagggaatcctgggattcccacacagacataatgggcctagatctctaatagacccctctctccagtgTCACTGGTCCATCTCTATCAGCAAcaccataatggacccctttgtgggcccctataggtccttgccctcaatgtggatcaacaatggtagggactgccctattttctgaagggaggttggaccaaaatcctctcccattggaggaagatgggtctggcaatgggtgcagcctagaaagttcttagctatgaccacaaaatgcaaaatcaaactgacagggatgcaaaggttacaaaggctcctgcaCTTAATATAGGCCTCagaccaaatcaatggggtttagagttaaaggtttttttttttttttttttttggtagcaaaGTTTTATTGAATTCTTACATAACTCAGCTTTCCTagacttgggagctactctctttgctgacccagctttctagtcagaTTCCCAAgcctgacaccatttccccagataatacctttggcccacctgcatgttaactattgagctcaggcaaaaattattaaagtcataggccccttggaatatacctaaaatagacctaactttttccaaaatggagacctaaaatctcacctgctatattcatgcctttaggttcctgactattaagcaattttttctgctttatatcttaatgctttttcagacaccatgttacagatgttatcatgatgccaatctgacttccctgagcagaataCCTCACCAATGCACCCTGGAATGCCATCTCTCCGGAGCTCTGCCCTaccagggaaggatagaaacaggttgggagtatggattgacctgccagtacccacgttcagcagagaaacaattacagaagctagactttctaCCTTTTGCATCTCATAataatcctgagtccatactcccagagagataaagaataggaaagcttccaatggagggatatggaaccctggtggtaggaaatgtgtagaattgtacccctcttatcctatggttttgttgattttttattttataaataaatttaatacaaAAATTCTCAATGAATGAAACTGCTACTGATATATTTATAgatgaattttattttgaaaagcatTACAGACTATTTTTCTCAATTACATACttatcttactttttaaaagttaatgaaGATGAGTACTTTCAAATAGTACATCCACTGAACACAAAAATTTTCAATATTAGTCACTTTTATATTGATTATCAGTgcctaaaatgaagaaaaaatgtgGTTTAAGACAAAAATGTAAAAACTATTGAATTTTAATAGTTAATGTAATAGAGCCTTTCTGAGAGAATACAAACAGAAATTTAGGTACAGGGTGCTTATTCAATATCAGGCAACTAGATTTTGTGAAGTACAAGAAAAACTCTAGTCTAAAAAATGTACCTGCAATTGATACCCAATGTTTGTTAATGATATGAGTGTTAAAACAAGACTTAGTTTTAAATTTGTataaaacaaaataggaaaagacaACACCACTTATAGCGGGAGGAAACAGACTCTATAGTGATTTTTCAAAACTACCTTGCATTAAATCATGAGACCAGAATTCATGAGACACTTTTCCATTTACCACCTTACTGGGTGAAATTAAATAATACTGTTTCTGAAGGCAATTAGCCTAAACCTGGAGATATAGTCATACACCACAGAGAGTAGTTTTCTGCCTTGTAGGAGGCAAAGGACAGCCTAGCTAAATCATcatatttacaaaaagaaagacacagaagatAAGGCTGCAGTTTTCCCTTCAGTGATACTCCCATTCAATAGGCTTAGATTACCTATAGAAAATCTGACATACCAATTCTGAATTTATATGTACTACAATGACAACATGTGTTAAAAATGCtaggaggataaaaaaaaaaaaaagaaagattaggaGGAAGCATGTTACTTCAGTTCATTCTTAAAGCAGAATTTAAACCATTTGGAGAAGATAATAGGAATTTGGCTTTTTATGAATGCTTAAATTCTCAATAGGACTGGAAAAGCTAGATAAGTACATGTCAGGTGGCTTTAAATGAAATACAACTTTTCTATTTAAACTAATGTGCTCCTCTGAGAAATACTATGACTAACCACTAtcgtagttcttttatttttgaatatgTTCCCTATGTCTTTAAAATCGATTTTGGTACTTATAATGTAGCTATACTCCTTCAGGTTTACGTAAAAGCACTAGCTAACTAAAAAACAAGTAAATTTTGGGCACAAAAATTAACCTTTTTTAGATGCTAAATTATGTGGATAGATTTTTGAGTTTTTTGATACATTATCTATAAATTATTTGTCCAAAAAAGGAGTTGAactcatttaatattttaaagtttcaggcataggtgtgtgtgtgagcacacacacaaaaacacatattaatataattaatattatcTAAAATGCCAATACCTAGTGATTTTGTGGTATATATCATAAATAGTGGTTATTTGAATATACCATACTTGTGTCTTTCATGTGACCAATGCTATAATACAGAGAAGAcaaattattaagtaaaatatgaGTAAGAGACACTCAGAATATGTCTTTGGATTTTGTTGTGATGAAAAGATTAATGATGACCAGTGATAACTGAAATGGAAAGTGAAAAGCAGAAATAAAGATAAGGAAGCTTACATATTGTTTCATCTACATTAATTCGACAGgtttctctctatcatccctgaTAATATCACTCACAAATTACTTTTTCCActataggaaaaaatatattttaaattacaatGGTAAATTTCCTAGAGCTCATATGAAGAAGCAACTGAAGGACATAGTGGGAGCTGATCTTTggtaaaagcaaaatgaaaagcaAATGCTTTCTTtagtaataaagaaaatattttctcttacAAACACTGAATGGATCCAGATAGAATAAAGAGGCTCTCAGATAGGTTATAATAATAGCAAGTGCCATTATTTGCCATTTTGTTTTTAACAACTTAATATAGAAAAAATTTCACATTTAGAGTtggtaattttcatttgtttcaacttATCTTGGGGAGGGAGGAAAGTCCTATTTAACTGGTCTCCACATTAATTGTAGAGGTTTTATTCTTCAGAGCCACAAAGTAACTGATTTACTTGATAACTGACAAAACATTAAAGTCTATTATTTCGCTGCTTCTTTAAACGATTGTGGGATTCTCTATCTAAACCAATtcaattgaaaaacaaaacaaattattgCAAAGTCCAAGATTTTAATGTCTTCTgaatctatttcttttaaaattaggtATTTCTGTTAAGAATTGAAAATTCATCAATCATAACATTTactagaaaatgaaataaatataaaaaggcatATATTGAATATAAAAATGTTGGCACCTGTCTTTACTGTACCTATATTAAAAAATGAGCCTGCTATATCTTAAAGATGCAGTCTTCTCTAGTGTATTTGTCACAGTAAACTTAAAATTGTAAGTATTCTAAAATTTTTGAAATTCATTATAAGTGATCTGCAACATATGAAATATTGTAGATAACACCAAATAAGCTTGTCAGTTCATAGACAATATTGTACTTATTATGATGGCTTAAGCCTAACTGATGGAAAAAAGTTAGTAACTGCATAAAGTTAATCTCAATCTTAAATTATGTGGAATTTGGAAACTTGCTATTAAGTAATTAAAGCAAAGTTTctgttgcatgtgtgtgttttataCCATCCCATTTGGCACATTAAAGTGTAGTGGATGGTATGGCTGAAAAAAAATAGGTGGTGGTCCAGATGCTATATAATAAGTAGGGTACCCTCCTTCCGCTGCAAAATATGGAGCAGGCTGATAAAAACAGGTTACATGGTCTGTATTGGGTAGAATATTCTGTTCTCCGAGTACTTTTAAAGCCATAAGCGTGATCATATTGAGTGTCTGTGTTCTTTCATGACCCATAAGGCAAACGGTGCTTTCATTTACAACTCCACGCAAGGTCATTAGGTAGTCATACTTGCTCTTTTCTTCACCTATGAAATGGTTGTGAAGGTATGATTCAATCTTCTTTTGCTGTTCTACAACATCAGGAAAATCAATGAAGAATCTAGAACACATATAACGCTCCAGAGTCTTAATTTCTGCTTCACAAGCTGGCTTAAAGTCACGAACCAGTAAATTGCTGTACTTCAGAAGGCCACCACCTCTAATCTCTTCAGGATTTCTGGTAGATATAAGCTTGTATTTTAAATGCATCATTGATTCTTGGAAGTTTCCATACATGCTTTCAGCTACCACAACAGGATAAGATTCTTCAGTTAGCTTAGCATTGTCACTGTAGAAGATTAACATGG from Erinaceus europaeus chromosome X, mEriEur2.1, whole genome shotgun sequence includes the following:
- the TENT5D gene encoding terminal nucleotidyltransferase 5D; the protein is MSEIRFSNLTWDQVIILNQVLDEVIPIHGRGNFPTLEVKPKDIIHVVKDQLIEQGIIVKDTRLNGSTASYILASHNGISYKDLDVIFGVELPNDQDFQVVKDTVLVCLLDFLPKGVKKEKITLKTMKEAYVQKMVKVCNKHDRWSLISLSNNSGKNVELKFVNSLRRQFEFSVDSFQIVLDPMLIFYSDNAKLTEESYPVVVAESMYGNFQESMMHLKYKLISTRNPEEIRGGGLLKYSNLLVRDFKPACEAEIKTLERYMCSRFFIDFPDVVEQQKKIESYLHNHFIGEEKSKYDYLMTLRGVVNESTVCLMGHERTQTLNMITLMALKVLGEQNILPNTDHVTCFYQPAPYFAAEGGYPTYYIASGPPPIFFQPYHPLHFNVPNGMV